From Pelmatolapia mariae isolate MD_Pm_ZW linkage group LG22, Pm_UMD_F_2, whole genome shotgun sequence, a single genomic window includes:
- the sgo1 gene encoding shugoshin 1, whose translation MVRERTQKKSFQQSLEDIKEKMKEKRNKRLASASAPSGGRSRMMNKTSGSTSTHTILMGVQMNNKALAVALQAEKEKVRQANAVILQLKREQQALFLHLLLLKRKLKEQEALAASASETKPSTDAKHNMHSVRRKRTSQNLDHIICESSPVCADPQLSNKNGDLQCEKQVTLPSTVGVRRQRTDKNRRRSERLQEQRILGEEGPVAGFGSWIPSPIRSDSENLSQMQKFEEPEMADPGFTEELQHSTPEPVPPKKSRQQVARKQTQQQQLSSKPEQVSRKPERGRKPERAPLKKPWENTKPRTRSKSRDRSATRAKTAPPAQGNKLNTSLGFNDTFDFDCEETVHVTPFRAKAEDNQRITPLSEEAQETGQAQAETSPVISKHSESSSSSPSSESEDSLYVPHKTRQRPASPNKTKGITTRRGRLSSTVRKTENIPPKPEITVFRDEEASPKTTGSEEAAGCLDQSPDFSCSNSPDPVKMEQDNYQEARGEGMENDCLLPVSPLIEAEMMRIDNVLSNFGDSSGEAPPLLPHQTPKRLKSCKKRGLGVRPAGRGLSLCDVTNLSPTAYRKFSCGGSSDSRCSTPVPIRKRRCTMAVNYKEPSLHAKLRRGDKFTDVQFLRSPVFKQKSGRRSVQKPRNSRSGHQPFEKYNESFVGCR comes from the exons ATGGTGAGAGAACGGACCCAGAAGAAGTCCTTCCAGCAAAGTCTGGAGGACATCAAGGAGAAAATGAAGGAGAAGAGGAACAAACGTCTGGCCAGTGCCTCAGCCCCCAGCGGGGGCCGGTCAAGGATGATGAACAAAACAAGTG gaAGTACCTCCACGCACACCATCCTGATGGGTGTGCAGATGAACAACAAGGCGCTGGCTGTGGCCTTGCAGGCTGAAAAGGAGAAAGTGAGGCAGGCTAATGCAGTGATCCTGCAGCTGAAAAGAGAGCAGCAGGCACTCTTCCTTCACCTGCTTCTGCTCAAGAGAAAGCTGAAAGAGCAGGAGGCTCTGGCAGCGAGTGCTTCAGAG ACTAAACCTTCTACTGATGCCAAGCACAACATGCATTCAGTTAG AAGAAAGCGGACCAGCCAGAACCTggaccacatcatctgtgaatCTTCACCAGTTTGTGCAG ACCCTCAGCTCTCTAACAAGAATGGGGATCTTCAGTGTGAAAAACAGGTGACCTTGCCATCTACAGTAGGAGTGCGGCGTCAGCGTACAGATAAAAACAGGAGGAGGTCTGAACGTTTGCAAGAACAGAGGATTCTGGGTGAGGAAGGTCCAGTTGCTGGCTTTGGGTCTTGGATCCCAAGTCCTATTCGCAGTGACAGTGAAAATCTCAGTCAAATGCAAAAATTTGAAGAACCAGAGATGGCAGATCCAGGTTTCACTGAGGAGTTACAGCACTCTACTCCTGAACCAGTGCCACCCAAAAAAAGCAGACAACAGGTCGCCAGGAAGCAGACCCAGCAGCAGCAACTGTCCTCCAAACCAGAACAGGTTTCACGAAAACCGGAGAGAGGGCGCAAACCAGAGCGTGCCCCATTAAAGAAACCGTGGGAGAATACCAAACCCAGAACCAGGTCAAAGAGTCGGGACCGATCAGCCACACGGGCCAAAACGGCACCTCCAGCACAGGGCAATAAACTCAACACTTCACTGGGATTTAATGACACATTTGACTTTGACTGTGAAGAGACCGTCCACGTCACGCCATTCAGGGCCAAGGCTGAGGACAATCAGCGAATTACACCCTTGAGTGAGGAGGCTCAAGAAACAGGACAGGCCCAGGCTGAAACTTCACCTGTGATTTCCAAGCACAGTGAATCCAGCTCTTCATCTCCATCTTCTGAATCAGAAGACAGCCTTTATGTTCCTCACAAGACCAGACAGAGACCAGcttctcctaacaagaccaagGGCATCACCACTCGTAGAGGCCGGCTCTCCAGCACAGTCAGGAAGACGGAAAACATCCCTCCAAAACCAGAGATCACTG tctTCAGAGATGAAGAGGCAAGTCCCAAGACTACAGGCTCTGAAGAGGCAGCAGGTTGCCTCGATCAGTCACCTGATTTTAGCTGTTCTAACAGCCCTGACCCTGTAAAGATGGAACAGGATAATTATCAAG AGGCTCGTGGAGAAGGAATGGAGAATGATTGTTTGCTTCCTGTCAGCCCTCTGATTGAAGCTGAGATGATGAGAATAGACAATGTCCTGTCCAATTTTGGAGATTCCTCCGGTGAAGCTCCACCACTTTTACCCCACCAAACTCCAAAGAGGCTCAAATCATGCAAGAAAC GTGGGCTTGGTGTAAGGCCAGCAGGGCGGGGCTTGAGTCTGTGTGATGTGACCAATCTGTCCCCTACAGCCTATCGCAAATTTTCCTGTGGAGGCTCGTCTGATTCTCGATGCTCCACCCCCGTTCCTATCCGCAAGCGGCGCTGCACCATGGCGGTCAACTACAAGGAGCCCTCGTTGCACGC GAAACTTCGGCGGGGAGACAAGTTCACAGACGTGCAGTTCCTCCGCTCTCCAGTTTTCAAGCAGAAGTCTGGCAGGAGGTCTGTGCAGAAACCAAGGAATTCAAGGAGTGGGCATCAGCCTTTTGAAAAGTACAATGAGTCTTTTGTTGGGTGTCGCTGA
- the LOC135933044 gene encoding ras-related protein Rab-5A, with amino-acid sequence MANRGGATRPNGPNAGNKICQFKLVLLGESAVGKSSLVLRFVKGQFHEFQESTIGAAFLTQTVCLDDTTVKFEIWDTAGQERYHSLAPMYYRGAQAAIVVYDITNEESFARAKNWVKELQRQASPNIVIALSGNKADLANKRAVDFQDAQSYADDNSLLFMETSAKTSMNVNEIFMAIAKRLPKNEPQTAGANTGRSRGVDLTEAAQPAKAPCCSN; translated from the exons ATGGCCAATCGAGGAGGAGCTACGAGACCCAATGGACCAAATGCAGGGAATAAGATCTGTCAGTTTAAGCTGGTGCTGTTGGGGGAATCGGCTGTGGGGAAGTCCAGCTTAGTGCTTCGCTTTGTCAAGGGCCAGTTCCATGAATTCCAGGAAAGCACAATAGGAG CGGCCTTCCTAACCCAAACAGTGTGTCTTGATGACACAACAGTGAAATTTGAAATCTGGGACACTGCAGGCCAGGAGCGTTACCACAGTTTGGCACCAATGTATTACAGAGGAGCACAAGCTGCCATTGTGGTCTACGACATCACAAACGAG gagtCCTTTGCACGGGCCAAGAACTGGGTGAAGGAGCTACAACGACAAGCTAGCCCTAATATAGTCATCGCTCTGTCAGGAAACAAAGCTGACCTGGCTAACAAAAGAGCTGTGGACTTCCAG GACGCCCAGTCCTACGCAGATGACAACAGCTTACTTTTCATGGAGACATCGGCCAAGACGTCTATGAATGTGAATGAGATATTTATGGCCATTG CAAAGAGATTGCCAAAAAATGAGCCTCAGACTGCAGGAGCAAACACTGGGCGCAGCCGGGGAGTGGACCTGACAGAAGCTGCCCAGCCAGCCAAGGCTCCATGTTGCAGTAACTAA
- the kat2b gene encoding histone acetyltransferase KAT2B, producing the protein MADSAGIQQGSPAIGAAGLVPAAPGAGGTEGSGAARGSARIAVKKAQLRSSPRPKKLEKLGVYSSCKAEGACKCNGWKSQNPPPTPPQTEQQSNAVNLQEPCRSCSHTLGDHVTHLENVSEEEMNRLLGIVLDVEYLYTCIHKEEDADTKQVYFSLFKLLRKSILQMGKPMLEAQESPPFEKPSIEQGVNNFVQYKFSHLPSKERQTIMELAKMFLNQINYWQLETPSQRRQRVPNDDAAGYKVNYTRWLCYCNVPQFCDSLPRYETTQIFGRTLLRSVFTVMRKQLLEQARQEKDKLPPEKRTLILTHFPKFLSMLEEEVYSHNSPIWSQDFLAGAAGGQIPIHTVISAASVARPLYYSTSPVSVDPSTCGSVSPARKAASVLEPNPAGEKRKPSEPLSHEENKRPRVVGDIPMDLINEVMATIADPAAIPETSLLSAHSARDEAARLEERRGVIEFHVIGNSLNQKPNKRILMWLVGLQNVFSHQLPRMPKEYITRLVFDPKHKTLSLIKDGRVIGGICFRMFPSQGFTEIVFCAVTSNEQVKGYGTHLMNHLKEYHIKHEILNFLTYADEYAIGYFKKQGFSKDIKVPKSKYVGYIKDYEGATLMGCELNPSIPYTEFSVIIKKQKEIIKKLIERKQAQIRKVYPGLSCFKDGVRQIPIESIPGIRETGWKPVGKGKELKDPDQLYSTLKTILQHVKSHQNAWPFMEPVKKTEAPGYYQVIRFPMDLKTMSERLKSRYYTTRKLFMADMQRIFTNCREYNPPESEYYKCANLLEKFFYTKIKEAGLIEK; encoded by the exons ATGGCCGACAGCGCTGGGATTCAGCAAGGTTCGCCGGCCATCGGAGCCGCGGGCCTGGTTCCGGCCGCTCCTGGAGCCGGAGGCACGGAGGGCTCCGGCGCCGCTAGAGGATCCGCACGTATCGCCGTGAAGAAGGCACAACTACGCTCCTCGCCTCGGCCCAAGAAACTGGAAAAACTCGGAGTGTATTCATCCTGCAAA GCTGAAGGAGCCTGTAAGTGTAATGGCTGGAAAAGTCAGAACCCCCCTCCTACACCTCCTCAAACAGAGCAGCAATCCAACGCAGTCAACCTCCAGGAGCCCTGTCGGAGCTGCTCTCACACTTTGG GTGATCATGTGACCCATCTAGAAAATGTTTCAGAGGAGGAAATGAACAGGCTTCTTGGTATTGTTCTGGATGTGGAGTATCTGTACACGTGCATTCACAAAGAGGAGGATGCTGACACTAAACAAGTCTACTTTTCCCTCTTCAAA CTGCTGAGGAAGTCCATCCTACAGATGGGTAAACCAATGTTAGAAGCACAGGAGAGTCCGCCGTTTGAAAAGCCCAGCATCGAGCAG GGGgtgaacaattttgtccagtACAAATTCAGCCACCTGCCATCTAAAGAACGCCAAACCATTATGGAGTTGGCTAAGATGTTTCTCAACCAGATCAACTACTGGCAGTTGGAAACGCCCTCTCAAAGACGCCAAAGGGTGCCCAATGACGACGCAGCTGGATATAAAGTCAACTACACTAG ATGGCTCTGCTACTGCAATGTTCCTCAGTTCTGTGACAGCCTGCCCCGCTACGAGACCACTCAGATCTTCGGGCGGACGCTTTTGCGTTCTGTCTTCACTGTGATGAGGAAACAGCTGCTGGAGCAGGCCAGACAGGAGAAGGACAAGCTCCCTCCTGAGAAACGCACACTCATTCTTACACACTTTCCCAA GTTCTTGTCAATGCTGGAGGAGGAGGTTTACAGTCATAACTCTCCAATCTGGAGCCAAGACTTCTTGGCAGGGGCAGCGGGAGGGCAGATTCCTATCCACACAG ttATAAGTGCTGCTTCAGTGGCCAGGCCGCTGTACTACAGCACCAGTCCCGTGTCAGTGGACCCGTCCACTTGCGGCAGTGTCAGTCCTGCCAGGAAGGCAGCTTCTGTACTGGAGCCAAACCCAG CTGGAGAAAAGCGTAAACCTTCTGAGCCCCTTTCCCATGAGGAAAACAAGAGACCCAGGGTGGTTGGTGACATCCCCATGGACCTCATCAATGAAGTCATGGCGACTATCGCTGATCCTGCTGCCATTCCAGAG ACCAGCCTGCTATCAGCTCACTCTGCACGTGACGAAGCCGCCCGCCTGGAGGAGCGCAGGGGCGTGATTGAATTCCACGTCATTGGGAACTCCCTAAACCAAAAGCCCAACAAGAGGATCTTGATGTGGCTCGTCGGCCTTCAGAACGTGTTCTCCCATCAGCTTCCCCGCATGCCCAAGGAGTACATCACGCGGCTGGTGTTCGATCC gaaacacaaaacgctgtCCCTGATCAAGGACGGGAGAGTGATCGGAGGGATCTGCTTCCGGATGTTTCCATCGCAAGGCTTCACAGAGATTGTCTTCTGTGCCGTCACCTCCAACGAACAGGTCAAG GGTTATGGAACACATCTGATGAACCACCTAAAAGAATATCACATAAAGCATGAAATCCTCAATTTTCTCACTTACGCTGATGAATACGCCATTGGGTACTTTAAGAAACAG GGTTTCTCAAAAGACATAAAGGTTCCCAAGTCCAAGTATGTGGGCTACATCAAGGATTATGAAGGAGCCACACTCATGGGCTGTGAGCTCAACCCCAGCATCCCCTACACCGAGTTCTCTGTCATCATCAAGAAGCAGAAAGAG ATAATCAAGAAGCTGATTGAGAGGAAACAGGCTCAGATCAGAAAAGTCTATCCAGGGCTGTCCTGTTTTAAGGATGGAGTCCGGCAGATTCCCATTGAGAGCATTCCTGGCATAC GTGAAACTGGCTGGAAGCCTGTGGGCAAAGG GAAAGAACTGAAAGACCCCGATCAACTGTATAGCACTCTGAAAACTATCCTCCAACATGTGAAG AGTCACCAGAATGCCTGGCCTTTTATGGAGCctgtgaaaaaaacagaagcaccTGGGTACTACCAAGTCATACGCTTCCCCATGG ACCTCAAGACAATGAGCGAGCGTCTAAAGAGCCGGTACTACACGACACGGAAACTTTTCATGGCCGACATGCAGCGAATTTTCACAAACTGTCGTGAATACAACCCTCCAGAGAGCGAGTACTACAAGTGTGCCAACCTACTGGAGAAGTTCTTCTACACTAAGATCAAAGAGGCGGGCCTAATCGAGAAGTAA